A region from the Leptolyngbya iicbica LK genome encodes:
- a CDS encoding helix-turn-helix domain-containing protein has product MKPTRKDAINIFIKLIDLNSENYLIIKFMKKISPLNPEKIRLLTIICSSNYVKPFAKERANIYLRSDKGHTAQDIAEALGCDRKKVSKAIDDWNDHGYLALGIDKRGQSENASIPPRKLKDLSLMQLDFCIEIEPEEALKEKLQNCRIAKLKSVAFLCYRTALDARSFMNFERSFNKDFDFQNPCFRKDFRSLKVSFLKSLMRKKESSGFIENRLKQLILTIEYLNTSAEKYRKPLVKSFLKKLPDDINDLVTWKSDVLDAHLLDQIAYVLEPELRGCLRKNFGGRKEPVMNEDLMDFGHWAITKIWRQSEMDADRRWRIQSTDIYSHFFQGIKLWWD; this is encoded by the coding sequence TTGAAGCCAACAAGAAAAGACGCTATTAATATTTTTATCAAGCTTATTGACTTGAATTCAGAAAATTATTTGATCATCAAATTCATGAAGAAAATCTCACCTTTGAACCCAGAAAAAATTCGATTGCTTACTATAATCTGCTCTTCTAACTATGTGAAACCCTTTGCCAAGGAAAGGGCTAACATCTATTTAAGGAGCGATAAAGGTCATACTGCACAAGATATCGCTGAGGCCCTAGGCTGCGATAGGAAGAAGGTCTCCAAAGCGATCGATGATTGGAATGATCATGGTTATCTGGCCTTAGGTATTGATAAAAGAGGGCAAAGTGAGAATGCTTCTATTCCTCCACGCAAGCTTAAAGACTTAAGTCTGATGCAGTTGGACTTCTGCATTGAAATAGAGCCTGAAGAAGCCTTAAAAGAAAAGCTACAGAATTGTCGAATAGCCAAACTTAAGTCAGTTGCTTTTCTTTGTTACCGCACAGCATTAGACGCTAGAAGCTTTATGAATTTTGAGCGATCCTTCAACAAAGACTTTGACTTTCAAAATCCTTGTTTCAGAAAGGATTTTCGCAGCTTAAAAGTCTCTTTTTTGAAATCCCTCATGAGAAAAAAAGAAAGTTCAGGATTTATCGAAAATAGATTGAAGCAACTAATTTTAACGATTGAATATCTAAATACGTCGGCAGAAAAATATCGAAAACCACTTGTCAAAAGCTTTCTGAAAAAGCTTCCTGACGATATCAACGATCTAGTTACTTGGAAGAGTGACGTTCTGGATGCCCATCTTCTTGATCAGATTGCATATGTCCTTGAACCTGAATTACGGGGATGTTTACGTAAAAATTTCGGGGGTCGAAAGGAACCTGTCATGAATGAAGATTTGATGGACTTTGGGCATTGGGCCATAACAAAAATATGGCGTCAGTCAGAAATGGATGCTGATCGTCGGTGGCGCATCCAATCTACGGACATCTATTCTCATTTCTTCCAAGGTATCAAACTCTGGTGGGACTAG
- a CDS encoding tyrosine-type recombinase/integrase, with translation MGRSNKGKVSISEQRGWLRLRWTYQKRRYEMSLSLPDTVTNRALAQQRAAIIEADMLSGQFDETLGKYREIGQGGLSVVELFERFMAYKRREVPDPRTLEKYEGLLKHLQSYFRNRQVQTLTEANCFEFRDWLLEQLAPRTASERLSIMRACWKWGSDRGMVRSNPWAGVKVKVPPKQPPKPFSRNEVKRILEGFNGHARYGYYYGFVFFLLSTGCRTGEAIGLKWKHLSDKCERVWIGETYSRGKRKSTKTNQAREFMLTPKLRKGLQALRAELKPDPEDLVFPSRRGGPIDDHNFRNRAWKSVLKEVRVEYRKSYNTRHTFVSHAIDGKVPPVEVAELTGHKEETLFKNYLGKTGKGAQLPPLWDDEEENDDDLNAAS, from the coding sequence ATGGGACGCTCAAATAAGGGTAAAGTCAGCATTTCTGAGCAGAGAGGATGGCTGCGGTTGCGGTGGACATACCAGAAGCGCCGCTACGAAATGTCCCTAAGTCTGCCTGATACAGTGACGAACCGCGCATTGGCGCAGCAGCGGGCAGCCATTATTGAGGCCGATATGCTCTCAGGGCAATTTGACGAAACGCTAGGCAAATATCGCGAGATTGGCCAGGGAGGATTGTCGGTCGTTGAACTGTTTGAGAGGTTCATGGCGTACAAGCGGCGGGAAGTACCCGATCCGCGCACTCTGGAGAAGTATGAGGGGCTGCTGAAGCACCTGCAGAGTTACTTTAGGAATCGGCAGGTGCAGACGCTCACCGAAGCCAATTGCTTTGAGTTTCGGGATTGGCTGTTAGAGCAGCTAGCGCCGCGCACCGCATCAGAGCGACTATCGATCATGCGGGCCTGCTGGAAGTGGGGGAGCGATCGCGGAATGGTGCGCTCTAATCCGTGGGCAGGGGTGAAGGTAAAGGTGCCGCCAAAACAACCGCCGAAGCCATTCAGCCGTAATGAGGTGAAGCGGATTCTAGAAGGGTTTAACGGCCATGCGCGATATGGCTACTACTACGGTTTCGTGTTCTTTTTGCTCTCGACGGGATGCCGAACAGGGGAGGCAATCGGGCTGAAGTGGAAGCATCTGTCGGATAAGTGCGAGCGCGTGTGGATTGGTGAGACATACAGCCGGGGCAAGCGGAAGAGCACCAAAACAAACCAAGCCCGTGAATTTATGCTGACGCCGAAACTGCGGAAAGGATTGCAGGCGCTGAGGGCTGAGCTGAAACCGGACCCAGAAGACCTGGTGTTTCCATCGCGGCGGGGTGGACCGATTGATGACCACAACTTCCGCAACCGGGCCTGGAAGTCAGTGCTGAAGGAAGTGAGAGTGGAGTATCGTAAGTCTTACAACACTCGCCATACGTTTGTGTCTCATGCGATTGATGGGAAGGTTCCTCCCGTTGAGGTTGCGGAACTGACCGGCCACAAAGAGGAAACTTTATTCAAGAACTACCTAGGCAAGACGGGAAAGGGAGCGCAGTTGCCTCCCCTGTGGGATGACGAAGAAGAGAATGACGACGATTTAAATGCTGCTAGTTGA